A segment of the Zalophus californianus isolate mZalCal1 chromosome 3, mZalCal1.pri.v2, whole genome shotgun sequence genome:
TGTGGTAAATAAGCTGATATTGACACATGGGCACTATATTAACTATTTCTGCACTTTGCCCCTCCATTAAGTTAACTGCCAGGCCCGGGGTCATTAAAGTCcagctttcttccctcctttacAGCCACACATTAACTGTGTTCATTCTGAGCATTTCAAACAGAGCCATTTTCAGAGAGGATTGTGAATTTTCCCATTACTGTCTCCCCTCCCTTCAGTTCCCATCCTAAGGCCCCCTCTGCTACTTGCAACTCTTGAGTTCTGAACATGCTCATTGTGGAGCCAGTTGGTTTCTCTGTTTATGGTGCATCCACCCATCGGTTTAAATGAGAGCCCTAGTTACAGGGACGTATTGTTACTTCTCTCGGAGGGCAGCATTTGCTGCTTGCTGGGCTCTTTCGGACTTGAGGCAGGAGGGCCAGGAAGGAGAGTTGTTGGCTGGCATTCGGGAGCGGATGTAGAGTTGCACCTCATTGGAGGGGTTCGCTTTTTCCTGAGCTGTCAGACACTGCGGGCTCAACTGAGGCGCGGAGGTGCAATTCAGGCTGGTGGAACAGCGGGGGAAGGCAGGGACAGGCGGGGCTAGTGCGGCTCTGCAGCTGATCACACGCACCAGCGCATACACCACTCTCCCGCCGCCCCTGCTCGCTCCAAGCATCTTACCCGGAGCCACCGAGGCGCGGACAGGGAGTGGGGGACCGAGGAGGGAAGAGGCAAAGGTAGGCACCGTGAAGCAGAAGAAGGGCTGAAGCGGCGCTGGTATTTAGCCTGAAAGTCTGACCGGCAGCTCGAGGCTCGAACCCCTTACAGCAGCACCGCTGTCGCCTGCTAAGAGAGCACGGCGCCAAGGAACCCTCAAGTCCCGCGCCCAAGTCAGTCCGTGCGGGCGCTCCAGGATCCTCCTGTTGGGGGCAGCGTGGTGCCCTCAGGGAGGTGTGGAGCTTGGGGGACCTGCACTGGTGCCCACCGTGGTACACCAGGAAAAGTGGGGGTGAGGAAAACAGCCTTGAGCGCGGAGTGCGAGGCCAGGCTGCCGCTGCCGCCGGCTGCGCCGCCTCCTGCTCTCTCCCGGTGGGTGAGTGCTCGGGTTTCGCTCACCGCCGCGTCTCCGCTGGGCGCGGGGGCGACCTGGGGGCCCTTGAGAGTCGGCGGGAGGGCCCCGGGGGCGCCCGCGGAAACTCTGCGGCCGGCGGACGCCGGGCGAGCGCGTCTCTGGAGTCCGGAGCCTGGGACTCTGAGCCCGGAGAGcgtgggtgggggggtgttgcACCAGTGCCCTGCAGACATGCCTCTGGGCGGGATTTTGGCCAAAAGATAGGAGGCgggagtggcggggggggggccgGGATCTATTCCGGGGGGCGGGCGATCGGGGAgctgcggggagggggggggagggtcggGTCCGAGCAGGTAGCGCAGTTTCGGCAGCCTGGCGAGTTGGCAGGTGGGGTGGGACTCACCCGTCAACTCgttaattttaaaagtcagtttggGAGTGCTGCAGCGTAGTCAGGAGGGCTGTGGCGAGGCGAGAGGTGGCCCGGGATGCCGAtggtgggggaggaaaagagaagccTCGAAAAGCTTGGAGGCAAAATTGCGCTTGGGTTCTTGGTCCTTGCATCCCTCCTACCTTGAGTGCGGGAgaacacttttttgttttaagactcAGCTTGGAGAGAAAGCCTCCGtcccaggggaagagaggagtcaGCGGGGGGCAGAGACCGCAGCTACCTGCCGGgtgcgccccccaccccgggcgcGCTCGCTTTtgtcccccctctctcccccgcccccacctccttATTGGTGCTGGTTTGCAGCGCTCGGCCCCTGCGCCTCCGCTTCGCGTTTTGAATCTGGCTCGTCCCTCCGTATTATGTCTGCACTCCGAAGGAAATTTGGGGACGATTACCAGGTAGTGACCACCTCGTCCAGCGGCTCGGGCTTGCAGCCCCAGGGGCCGGGCCAGGGCCCGCAGCAGCAGCTTGTGCCCAAGAAGAAGCGGCAGCGGTTCGTGGACAAGAACGGCCGGTGCAATGTACAGCACGGCAACCTGGGCAGCGAGACGAGCCGCTACCTCTCGGACCTCTTCACCACCCTGGTGGACCTCAAGTGGCGCTGGAACCTCTTCATCTTCATCCTCACCTATACCGTGGCCTGGCTCTTCATGGCGTCCATGTGGTGGGTGATCGCTTACACTCGGGGCGACCTGAACAAAGCCCACGTCGGCAACTACACGCCCTGCGTGGCCAATGTTTATAACTTCCCCTCcgccttcctcttcttcatcgAGACCGAGGCTACCATCGGCTATGGCTACCGCTACATCACCGACAAGTGCCCCGAGGGCATCatcctcttcctcttccagtcCATCCTCGGCTCCATCGTGGACGCCTTCCTCATCGGCTGCATGTTCATCAAGATGTCCCAGCCCAAGAAGCGCGCGGAGACCCTGATGTTTAGCGAGCACGCGGTCATCTCCATGAGGGACGGAAAACTCACGCTCATGTTCCGGGTGGGCAACCTGCGCAACAGCCACATGGTCTCCGCGCAGATCCGCTGTAAGCTGCTCAAAGTAAGTGTTAcccgccccttcccctcctggctGCCGCCCACCCTCAACGGCGGAAAATAGCTCACCGGAGGACTCTTCCCCGGTTTTTAGTCTAACCTTACTCACAGGTAAACGTCCCTGAGGGCGCGGGGgtggagtggagtggggtggcGTGGAGGATTGTGCAACTAGAGGACAGCTGACAGTTCTGTTCCTTTTCCACTCACTCTCGTGctcttatttaaattaattattcgAATGTGCTTTTATCACTTTCTGACTAGTAACACTTACGGAGTGGTGTTGGCTCCTGGAGCCTTGAGGTAGAGTGCCTTGTCCTCCCTACCCTTGCTGCTTTGCTCTTTAAAGAGTTTCTGATATGTTGTCAATACACACTGCTCCACTAATCTTGAAGTACTAAAACTGAGCAGCTTCTATTTTGAAGAAATAGGTGCTGAACTTGCCTTAACTTTCGCTTagggctttattttttctttatttctttttttcctcctaacaGTATTAGCAGGTGGATTATTTCTTTATACTCAATAATATTAACTGTATGGTCATCTTTTTAACAATCGCAGTGACCCGAAAAGCAGTTAATAATGCGGACGAAACAACACCtggttcttttaaatttttatttttactaaatattttcctAGAGAATTATTCTGTGAAAGCTTGAATACTTTTTCTGTAGAGCCTCTTGttacttttattcttaattgccaGTTACTACGAAGCCTTTGTCAATTACAGATTACGCTTGAAGCTTTTCAGCATCCATTAAAGAAGATTGCTTCTTACCATCCTCAGTATAAATGCTAAGACAGCTTGCACATGGAGTGGTTATTAAAGCAAGGTCCATCTAGTCCTTAAAGGGCACCACTATAAACAAGAGAAGCCCACCCTAAGCATTTACCCAGTTAGAGCCTGGGGATGAGAAATAAAAAGTTCAGTTCTCTCTCTATGTGTCATTTacaattcaactttttttttttaattcaactttttgaggcattTGCCTTAGGTAGTTTTCAAATGTTCATAAATTGAAAAAGATgacctcaaataaaatcttaaaaagttatcTAGGTTGCACAGAGAACCATAGCTAGATTCAGAATTtagcattaataaaatgaaaatctgatgaATATTTAAGTTGAGATTTTGCCTTTGAAATTTCAATTCCACTCTGCAAGTATATTGTCTTACACAGCCTCGACTTATGTTGTAgttaaaagtgctttaaaaaagtttggctcttctgtcattttcattatttatttataagatctTACC
Coding sequences within it:
- the KCNJ3 gene encoding G protein-activated inward rectifier potassium channel 1 isoform X3, translated to MSALRRKFGDDYQVVTTSSSGSGLQPQGPGQGPQQQLVPKKKRQRFVDKNGRCNVQHGNLGSETSRYLSDLFTTLVDLKWRWNLFIFILTYTVAWLFMASMWWVIAYTRGDLNKAHVGNYTPCVANVYNFPSAFLFFIETEATIGYGYRYITDKCPEGIILFLFQSILGSIVDAFLIGCMFIKMSQPKKRAETLMFSEHAVISMRDGKLTLMFRVGNLRNSHMVSAQIRCKLLKG
- the KCNJ3 gene encoding G protein-activated inward rectifier potassium channel 1 isoform X2 codes for the protein MSALRRKFGDDYQVVTTSSSGSGLQPQGPGQGPQQQLVPKKKRQRFVDKNGRCNVQHGNLGSETSRYLSDLFTTLVDLKWRWNLFIFILTYTVAWLFMASMWWVIAYTRGDLNKAHVGNYTPCVANVYNFPSAFLFFIETEATIGYGYRYITDKCPEGIILFLFQSILGSIVDAFLIGCMFIKMSQPKKRAETLMFSEHAVISMRDGKLTLMFRVGNLRNSHMVSAQIRCKLLKSRQTPEGEFLPLDQLELDVGFSTGADQLFLVSPLTICHVIDAKSPFYDLSQRSMQTEQFEIVVILEGIVETTVLSLC